The genome window AACCGCTGCAAATCGGCGCCGAAATCTATGGCCATGCCGGCCTGGAAGCGGATGCCGAGATCCAGGAACTGGCGCTCGCTTCGCTGGCACTGGCCGGTTTCGACTCTGTCCGTCTGGATTTGTCGCACGTCGGCCTGTTGCGCGCTATCATCGCGCAAGACGCCGCTGCCGTGCGCGACGAGGCAGCGCTGTACACTTTGCTGCGCGCGAAAGATGCGCCGGGCCTGCGTGCGCTGACCGCCGCCTACGATCCCGTCACGCGCGATGCGCTGCTGGCCTTGCCGAACCTGTACGGCGATATCGACGTGCTGGCGCGTGCGCGCGCAGTGCTGCCGCCGCTGCCGGGCGTGCTCAAGGCGCTGGCCGAACTGGCCGCGCTGGCAGGATCCGCCCTGGGCCGCGCCGAAGTGGCGATCGACCTGGCCGACCTGCGCGGCTACCAATATGAAAGTGGCGCGATGTTTGCGCTGTATGTACCTGGCTTGCCGAACGCGGTTGCGCGCGGCGGCCGTTATGACCACGTCGGCGAAGCGTTCGGCCGGGCACGTCCCGCGACCGGCTTCTCGCTCGATTTGCGCGAACTGGCGCGCCTGTTGCCGACCGCGGAACGGAAGCATTCGATCCGCGCGCCGTGGGGCAGCGCGCCAGAATTGAAGGAAAAAATCGCCGAGTTGCGCAAGGCGGGCGAGGTCGTGATCCAGAGTATGCCGGGTCACAGTAATGAACAAGACGAGTTCGAGTGCGATCGCGTGCTGGTACTTGCCGATAATGGTAGTAGCTGGATTCTTAAAAACTTAGGTTGAGTGATGTCAAAGAAAATTATGGCAAAGAACGTCGTTGTCATCGGCACCCAATGGGGCGATGAGGGTAAAGGCAAGATCGTCGATTGGTTGACCGATCACGCCCAGGGTGTGGTGCGCTTCCAGGGCGGCCACAATGCAGGCCACACGCTGGTCATCGGCGGCGTCAAAACCGCGCTGCAGCTGATCCCGTCGGGCATCATGCGTCCAGGCGTCGCCTGCTACATCGGTAACGGCGTGGTCGTTTCCGTGCCGGACGTGCTGCGCGAAATCGACAAGCTCGAAGCGGTCGGTGTCGAAGTCGCCTCGCGCCTGAAAGTGTCGGACGCGGCGCCCGTGATCCTGCCTTACCACACCGCGATCGACCTGGCGCGTGAAGTCAAGCGTGGCGATGCGAAGATCGGCACCACCGGCAAGGGCATCGGCCCGGCCTACGAAGACAAAGTGGCGCGCCGCGCGATCCGTATCGCCGACTTGCTGAACGAGAAGCGCTTTGCCGAAAAGCTGGCCGAAAACCTCGATTACCACAACTTCGTGCTGGAAAACTACCTGAAGGCGCCGAAAGTCGACTATCAGAAGACCCTCGACGACGCGCTGGCCTATGTGCCGCGTCTGCGTCCGATGGTCACCGACGTGTCGAGCGCGCTGTACAAGGCGCACAAGGCCGGCGCGAACCTGCTGTTCGAAGGCGCGCAGGGTTCCCTGCTCGACGTCGACCACGGCACCTACCCGTTCGTCACCTCGTCGAACTGCGTGGCCGGCAATGCCGCCGCCGGTTCGGGCGTCGGTCCTGGCATGCTGCACTACATCATGGGCATCACCAAGGCTTACACGACGCGCGTCGGTTCCGGTCCGTTCCCGTCGGAACTGCCAACGGATGCGGGCGTCGGCCACCACCTGGCGCAAGTCGGCCATGAATTCGGCACCGTGACGGGCCGTGCCCGCCGCTGCGGCTGGTTCGACGCCGCCTTGTTGCGCCGCTCCGTGCAGATCAACGGCGTGACGGGCATGTGCCTGACCAAGCTGGACGTACTGGACGGTATCGAAACGCTGAAACTGTGCACCGGCTACACCATCGACGGCGTGGCCACGGACATCTTCCCATCGGGCGCTGAAGAAGCCGCACGTTGCGTACCGGTGTACGAAGAAATGCCAGGCTGGACGGAAAGCACGGTCGGCGCGAAATCGCTGGCGGCCTTGCCGGCGACGGCGCGCGCTTACATCAAGCGCATCGAAGAACTGGTCGGCGTGCCGGTGGACATGGTTTCGACCGGTCCTG of Janthinobacterium sp. PAMC25594 contains these proteins:
- a CDS encoding adenylosuccinate synthase: MSKKIMAKNVVVIGTQWGDEGKGKIVDWLTDHAQGVVRFQGGHNAGHTLVIGGVKTALQLIPSGIMRPGVACYIGNGVVVSVPDVLREIDKLEAVGVEVASRLKVSDAAPVILPYHTAIDLAREVKRGDAKIGTTGKGIGPAYEDKVARRAIRIADLLNEKRFAEKLAENLDYHNFVLENYLKAPKVDYQKTLDDALAYVPRLRPMVTDVSSALYKAHKAGANLLFEGAQGSLLDVDHGTYPFVTSSNCVAGNAAAGSGVGPGMLHYIMGITKAYTTRVGSGPFPSELPTDAGVGHHLAQVGHEFGTVTGRARRCGWFDAALLRRSVQINGVTGMCLTKLDVLDGIETLKLCTGYTIDGVATDIFPSGAEEAARCVPVYEEMPGWTESTVGAKSLAALPATARAYIKRIEELVGVPVDMVSTGPDREETIVLRHPFE
- a CDS encoding ATP phosphoribosyltransferase regulatory subunit, producing MPNWLLPENIADVLPSEARKIEELRRLMLDNFRLYGYELVMPPLLEYLESLMTGAGKDTDLRTFKLVDQLSGRMLGLRADMTTQVARIDAHLLNRATVTRLCYAGSVLHTRPSGLHATREPLQIGAEIYGHAGLEADAEIQELALASLALAGFDSVRLDLSHVGLLRAIIAQDAAAVRDEAALYTLLRAKDAPGLRALTAAYDPVTRDALLALPNLYGDIDVLARARAVLPPLPGVLKALAELAALAGSALGRAEVAIDLADLRGYQYESGAMFALYVPGLPNAVARGGRYDHVGEAFGRARPATGFSLDLRELARLLPTAERKHSIRAPWGSAPELKEKIAELRKAGEVVIQSMPGHSNEQDEFECDRVLVLADNGSSWILKNLG